A region from the Onychomys torridus chromosome 22, mOncTor1.1, whole genome shotgun sequence genome encodes:
- the LOC118572124 gene encoding 2'-5'-oligoadenylate synthase-like protein 2: MDPTPDLYGTPGDKLDHFLKHSLQPQRDWKEEGQDAWERIEGFLRDQCFRDELFLDQEVKVLKVVKGGSSGKGTMLNHRSDQDIVLFLSCFSSFKHQVRHREFIIDFIEDKLLHCRRSLAYNITVVKHREGNRTPRSLTLKVQPRKSDCIIRMDVLPAYDALGHLSRDLKPASEIYEDLINSHGYPGEFSPSFTELQRHFVKSRPVKLKNLLRLVKFWYLQYLRSKYRRAALPPKYSLELLTIYAWEQGTESSENFNLDEGFVAVMELLRDYQDICVYWTKYYNFQNEVVGNFLKQQLKRDRPIILDPADPTNDLGSKSGWDLVAKEASFCLRQPCCWTEDPSGGWDVPRARDVQVMVKQTGRETWSLWADPYSPIWKMKAEIKRKNDISGDLRLSFQEPQGDRLLLSSQKSLSDYGIFSKVTVRALETFPPEIQVFVKDSSGQSKPYAIDPDATIYDLKRKIEDAVGLYTDDQVLMLEDEELEDDCSLAELQIKDCDTIQLSRVS, from the exons ATGGATCCAACCCCCGATCTGTATGGGACCCCTGGGGACAAGCTGGACCACTTCCTGAAGCACAGCCTTCAGCCCCAGAGggactggaaagaggaagggcaggATGCCTGGGAGAGAATCGAGGGGTTCCTTCGGGACCAGTGCTTCCGTGATGAGCTGTTTCTGGACCAAGAAGTCAAGGTGCTTAAGGTGGTGAAG GGAGGCTCCTCAGGAAAAGGGACAATGCTGAACCACAGATCTGACCAGGACATAGTTCTGTTCCTGAGCTGCTTCTCCAGTTTCAAACATCAGGTGAGACACCGAGAATTCATCATCGACTTCATTGAGGACAAGCTCCTTCACTGCAGGAGAAGCCTGGCGTACAATATCACTGTGGTTAAACACAGAGAGGGGAATCGGACCCCTCGCTCCCTGACCTTAAAGGTCCAGCCCAGGAAGAGTGACTGCATTATTCGGATGGATGTTCTCCCAGCTTATGATGCTTTGG GACACCTTTCCCGAGACTTGAAACCAGCATCAGAAATCTATGAAGATCTAATAAACAGCCATGGCTACCCTGGGGAGTTCTCTCCAAGCTTCACAGAGTTGCAGAGGCATTTTGTGAAAAGCCGCCCCGTGAAACTGAAGAACCTCCTTCGGCTGGTGAAGTTCTGGTACCTGCAG TACCTGAGGAGTAAATATAGAAGAGCAGCATTGCCCCCAAAATATTCGCTGGAGCTTCTGACCATCTACGCCTGGGAACAGGGTACAGAGAGCAGTGAAAACTTCAATTTGGATGAAGGGTTTGTCGCCGTGATGGAGCTCCTCAGGGACTACCAAGACATCTGCGTCTACTGGACCAAGTACTACAATTTCCAAAATGAGGTCGTCGGGAACTTTCTTAAACAACAGCTGAAGAGAGACCG GCCCATCATTCTAGACCCCGCTGACCCCACCAACGACTTAGGAAGTAAAAGTGGGTGGGACCTGGTGgccaaagaagcttctttctgcctGAGGCAGCCCTGTTGCTGGACTGAAGACCCCAGCGGGGGCTGGGATGTACCG CGAGCAAGGGACGTTCAGGTGATGGTAaaacagacagggagagaaacaTGGAGCCTCTGGGCAGACCCCTACAGCCCCATCtggaagatgaaggcagagatCAAGAGAAAAAACGACATCTCCGGGGATCTACGCCTCTCTTTCCAGGAGCCTCAAGGGGATAGGCTACTGCTCAGCAGCCAGAAGTCCCTTTCCGATTATGGAATCTTCTCTAAGGTGACCGTCCGGGCGCTGGAGACCTTTCCTCCAGAGATCCAGGTCTTTGTGAAGGATTCCAGTGGCCAGAGCAAGCCTTATGCCATCGACCCTGATGCTACCATCTacgacctgaagaggaaaattgAAGACGCTGTAGGGCTTTATACAGATGACCAGGTACTGATGTTGGAGGACGAGGAGCTGGAAGATGATTGCAGCCTTGCAGAGCTACAGATCAAAGACTGTGACACCATCCAGCTCAGTAGGGTGAGCTAG